The genome window GGGGGTACCGACTCACCCCGCAGCGCGAGCTGATCCTCGGCGCCGTCGAGCGGCTCGGACATGCGACGCCGGACGAGATCTTCGCGTGTGTCTCCGCGGAGTCGTCGGCGATCAACATCTCCACCGTCTATCGGACCCTCGAGGTGCTCGAATCATTGGGGCTGGTGCGGCACCTGCATCTGTCCGATCGCGCGCCGACGTACCACTCCGTCACCACCGGCCCCGTCCACTTCCACCTCTCCTGCCGGAATTGCCAGCAGGTGATCTCCGTTGACGAGGAGAGGGCCGCCGAATTCGTCGGCTCGCTGCGCGAGGGGTTCGGCTTCGAGGCGGACGTCGCGCACCTGACGATCTTCGGCATCCACACGCCGACGTGTCCCGAGGAGTCAACGCATGAGC of Nocardioides sp. Kera G14 contains these proteins:
- a CDS encoding Fur family transcriptional regulator, whose protein sequence is MGDWREELRARGYRLTPQRELILGAVERLGHATPDEIFACVSAESSAINISTVYRTLEVLESLGLVRHLHLSDRAPTYHSVTTGPVHFHLSCRNCQQVISVDEERAAEFVGSLREGFGFEADVAHLTIFGIHTPTCPEESTHEHAHHH